The genome window CATTACCTGACGCCAGGACTCTAAGTGGTTTAACAGCACCCCCCCATGGAGCTCCCAGGGAAATGAAGCCCTTGATGTACTTGTCCTTCCACGCTTGAGGCTGGTGGTTGAGGAAGTAGAGGACATAGTGGCAGCCCATGCTGTGTCCCAGCAGGTAAACCGGGTGCTGGTACTGGTCGTACATCTCCTCAACCAGGTCCTGCAGCTTTGTGAAATACTCTGCATTCTCATCTGTGGGAGGAGGGACGGCAGGAATTTAAGCTAAGTGcatgcacaagtgtgtgtgtagtgcacAATCATTATCGGATGTAAGGATGCACGTGTAGTTATGCTACTTACTAGGTGCTAATCTCCAATCGTATGGTGCACCTCGGACTGTCTCATTCCGGGTGTAGCCGATGTTAACCAAATGCTGCACCATAGTGTGAAAATACCCTgcaaaaaacagcagcagactaACTCAACACCATACGTCTAAAGCAACACTGCTTGGGACAAAGCAGCTAAGATATaaagtgcatttaaaatatttaataaagaTATCTAGTGTAGGAATGAAGCACAGACCAATACTCTGTATCACTGCTTTCAAAAACATTCGGACTGTTCTGGATGATCCAACAAAGAAATGCATGGGAGGATTACATTACCCACAAATCCCAAACCGAAATTCCAGCAGTACAGATATATTTCTCTCACCAGCCAGTTTGTTATTATCGAGAAACTCAATGGGATATGTCTGCCCAAATCCTGGCACCCGCACCTGCACCCCTGGTGAGTTGGAAGACCGCCGAGTCGTCCTGTTGTAAACAAGTCTGGGGCACGCACATAGACACCTATGTTAGTAGTCTGGCAAAAACAGTCCCTAATGTGTCTCTAATAATatcagaaaaagaacaaaaatattGTGGCTCCCCCAGTATAATTGTTCTGTCTAATAGTGACCGCTTAGACCAGACTGAAAgttttaaagcagcagagtaATAAAATCCGAGACCCTTCACAAAATACAGTAATGCTGAAATCTGAAAGATCACAAACAGGTAGAGAAAGTGTAAGAATGACATGGTTAAAAGCTATGCCTTCAACTTTTGACCAACAATCAGGATATGTTTTCCAAATGTGTAGCAATGTCTGCTACCACCTGCAGTAAGGCAGAGATGTAGAGTAAATGTGTAGAGAATATGTTGTCATTAAGCATCTTAAAGGTGAAACGTAATAAGAAAGAGGACACAGGACATTAGAAGTGTTGTTACCTAATGTTATCAATCCAGCAGTCTATACCTATGGGCATGAACATATTGAGGTCAATCCACAGGGGGAACCAGTGTTCGGTTTTCTTGTAGCACATCCAGTGAACCAGTGTCGGCTTGTCTATCTTAGCTTCCAGACGGTTCCCCAGGTTCCCTggcactggacacacacacacatacacatcagtGAATCACACTGCCATTAGCACTCCACTCTTTAGTATTCTGTAGGTTAGTGGTTCCCAACTTGGAGTTGAGGGTTGACAAGACAAGTTGAGGGTTCACAAGACATTTAATGAAATAAGAAAGGAAGTAAAAGACATTGTTCTGCTATATAAATACTGCAGTTGGACATCCAACACGTAGTCAAATGAAACACTCTGAAAAGTTTACATTACTGGACAAATGCAAGCTGTGACAAGGTTTCACAATTTGACTTTTCCTTATTTCAAGGAGTCACCAGCTGAAAGGTTGGGAGCCACTGCTGTAGGTCTCCGGCCATAACAGGTAAGCAGAGACTGGCCATCCCATGAGCGACTCAGGGGGCCATACAGGGCCCACAACAAGTAAATTAC of Chelmon rostratus isolate fCheRos1 chromosome 6, fCheRos1.pri, whole genome shotgun sequence contains these proteins:
- the lcat gene encoding phosphatidylcholine-sterol acyltransferase isoform X2, which translates into the protein MPGNLGNRLEAKIDKPTLVHWMCYKKTEHWFPLWIDLNMFMPIGIDCWIDNIRLVYNRTTRRSSNSPGVQVRVPGFGQTYPIEFLDNNKLAGYFHTMVQHLVNIGYTRNETVRGAPYDWRLAPNENAEYFTKLQDLVEEMYDQYQHPVYLLGHSMGCHYVLYFLNHQPQAWKDKYIKGFISLGAPWGGAVKPLRVLASGENDGIPMISNIKIREEQRMTTTNPWMLPSEAAWPKDHVFISTPTFNYTNQDYQRLFTDINFEDGWHIWEDTRNLTGDLHPPGVEVWCMYGVGRPTPVTYIYDEEFPNGDPVDFVYADGDDTVDSLSMSLCKRWMGQQEKPVHVTEYRGLAHLDIVFHEKVLNLIQHILEDNADTPREVDVRIGMK